One genomic window of Arachis hypogaea cultivar Tifrunner chromosome 8, arahy.Tifrunner.gnm2.J5K5, whole genome shotgun sequence includes the following:
- the LOC112706689 gene encoding uncharacterized protein, with amino-acid sequence MAFSDDDQDTTFEQIYRCYPVSFIEKSNLEKGDKIIMPPSALDRLASLHIDYPMLFQLSNPSAGKVTHCGVLEFVSDEGMIYIPYWMMENMLLQEGDTVCVRNTSLAKGTYVKLQPHTKDFLDITNPKAILETSLRNYSCLTTGDTIMVAYNSKKYYIDIVETKPSPAVSIIETDCEVDFAAPLDYKEPEKPAPCALSKRKHSEVEDDEPPTTKVPQFSPFTGSGRRLDGKPSSSTQSADQTSSPNKKQKQSNDETEGSDSKSLNTTSRRHSGKLVFGSNAAKFDTQRPLPKASENITKQDSSQKQEAPKFQAFTGKKYSLNS; translated from the exons ATG GCTTTCAGTGATGATGACCAAGATACAACGTTTGAACAGATATATCGTTGTTACCCTGTCTCCTTCATCGAGAAG TCAAATCTGGAAAAGGGTGATAAAA TCATCATGCCCCCTTCAGCTCTCGATCGCCTCG CATCCTTGCACATAGACTACCCTATGTTGTTTCAGCTTAGCAATCCTTCCGCTGGGAAAGTCACTCACTGCGGTGTCCTTGAATTCGTATCTGATGAAGGGATGATATATATACCATATTGG atgatggaaaacatgctccTACAAGAGGGAGACACTGTGTGTGTGAGAAACACCAGCCTTGCAAAAGGAACATATGTGAAGCTACAACCTCACACCAAGGACTTTTTGGATATCACCAATCCAAAAGCTAT CCTAGAGACTTCCCTAAGGAATTACTCATGTTTAACAACCGGTGACACTATAATGGTTGCTTATAACAGCAAGAAGTATTACATTGACATTGTTGAAACAAAACCCTCTCCTGCAGTCAGTATAATTGAAACAGATTGTGAAGTTGATTTTGCAGCACCTCTTGATTATAAAGAACCTGAGAAACCAGCACCCTGTGCTCTATCCAAAAGGAAACATTCGGAAG TTGAAGATGATGAGCCACCAACGACAAAGGTTCCGCAATTCAGTCCATTCACCGGCTCCGGAAGACGTTTAGATGGAAAACCTTCAAGTTCAACACAATCAGCCGATCAAACTTCCTCTCCAAACAAAAAGCAGAAACAAAGCAACGATGAAACGGAAGGCTCTGATTCTAAATCATTGAATACCACTTCACGTAGACATTCTGGAAAACTTGTGTTTGGGTCAAATGCAGCTAAATTTGACACTCAGAGACCACTGCCGAAG GCTTCTGAGAATATCACTAAGCAAGATTCATCACAGAAGCAAGAAGCACCGAAATTCCAAGCTTTCACGGGAAAGAAGTATTCATTGAATAGTTGA
- the LOC114924316 gene encoding scarecrow-like protein 14, translating to MNGFHSSSSSSSGTISSGDSTESIKYSNNILRYISDILMDEEDDLENKPCMLQQCLRLQAAEKSFSEVLGNSSNSPPSQGCDESNQDGDYCRSTSFESYSSFNTDNSSYEFDWVNLVGEYESSLLQASLLGGSYGTHYQNMVPLINNEEGSSPGTREKRSYQVDDDASYEQGRRGNKISATVFSDESEPPEILDEVLRIRFGRSKKYCCVEPLSKNDMLKMQNVGSNSKTARSKNRNSNTDATVDLWTLLTQCAQAVADYDKRNAYDTLKRIRQHSSPSGDGLQRMAHYFAIGLETRLNAGTPSYPPLDMASAADMLKAYKLYVTASPLQWMTNKLATQTIKNLVQNESRVHIIDFGICYGFQWPCLIKYLSERNGAIKLRITGIDLPQPGFRPTERVEETGRRLETLCKRYKVPFEYNCIAQKWETIRLEDLKIDRNEVTVVNCFYRLKNLPDETVLVNSPRDAVLKLIRNINPNIFLHGVVNGSYSAPFFPTRFREALFHFSSQFNMFEANCPREDAERMILEKGMIGRDAINVIACEGAERVERPESYKQWQIRNKRAGFKQIRVDQELVNEIKGMVKNEYHRDFVVDQDGNWVLHGWKGRIFHALSVWVPA from the coding sequence ATGAATGGTTTTcattcatcatcttcatcttcttccggAACCATCTCAAGTGGAGATTCCACTGAGTCTATTAAATATTCCAACAACATCCTCAGATACATAAGTGACATCCTCATGGATGAGGAAGATGACTTGGAGAACAAACCCTGTATGTTGCAACAGTGTTTGAGGCTCCAAGCTGCTGAAAAATCATTCTCTGAGGTGCTTGGAAATTCATCAAATTCTCCACCATCTCAAGGCTGTGATGAAAGCAACCAAGATGGTGATTACTGTCGCAGCACAAGCTTCGAAAGCTATAGCAGCTTTAACACTGATAATAGCTCTTATGAGTTTGATTGGGTCAATCTTGTTGGCGAGTATGAATCGTCTTTGCTACAAGCCTCTCTTCTTGGTGGATCTTACGGAACTCACTACCAGAACATGGTTCCATTGATCAACAATGAAGAGGGATCTAGTCCTGGAACAAGGGAAAAGAGAAGCTATCAGGTTGATGATGACGCTTCATATGAACAAGGCCGAAGAGGAAACAAGATCTCAGCTACTGTTTTCTCCGACGAGTCAGAGCCACCAGAGATTCTTGATGAAGTGCTGCGTATCCGGTTTGGAAGAAGTAAAAAATATTGTTGTGTTGAGCCCTTATCGAAAAATGACATGCTGAAGATGCAGAATGTTGGATCCAATTCGAAGACAGCACGTTCAAAGAACAGAAACAGCAACACAGATGCAACTGTGGATTTATGGACTTTGCTAACTCAATGTGCACAAGCAGTGGCAGACTATGATAAGAGGAATGCATATGATACACTCAAGAGGATTAGGCAGCATTCTTCACCGTCCGGCGATGGACTCCAGCGTATGGCGCATTACTTCGCCATTGGCCTCGAGACACGGTTGAATGCCGGAACACCGTCATATCCTCCCCTTGATATGGCATCTGCTGCAGATATGTTGAAAGCTTACAAACTCTACGTTACAGCTTCGCCTTTGCAGTGGATGACAAATAAATTGGCAACCCAAACAATCAAGAACCTGGTTCAGAATGAAAGCCGCGTTCACATTATTGACTTTGGAATTTGCTATGGTTTCCAGTGGCCCTGCCTTATCAAGTATCTGTCAGAGAGAAACGGGGCTATAAAGCTTCGTATAACCGGAATTGATCTTCCTCAGCCGGGTTTCCGGCCGACGGAAAGGGTCGAGGAGACCGGAAGACGGTTGGAGACTTTGTGTAAGAGGTACAAGGTGCCTTTCGAATACAACTGCATTGCACAGAAATGGGAAACAATCAGGCTTGAGGATCTTAAAATAGACAGGAATGAAGTGACAGTGGTTAACTGCTTTTACAGGCTGAAAAACCTGCCGGATGAAACTGTGTTAGTAAACAGTCCAAGAGATGCAGTGTTGAAGCTGATCAGGAACATTAATCCAAACATCTTCCTGCATGGGGTAGTCAATGGCTCTTATAGTGCACCGTTTTTCCCGACTCGGTTCAGGGAGGCTCTCTTCCACTTCTCATCGCAGTTTAATATGTTTGAAGCTAATTGCCCCCGCGAAGATGCAGAAAGGATGATACTTGAGAAAGGGATGATTGGAAGGGATGCTATCAATGTGATAGCTTGTGAGGGAGCAGAGAGAGTTGAAAGGCCAGAGAGCTACAAGCAATGGCAGATTAGGAACAAGAGAGCAGGCTTCAAGCAAATTCGGGTGGATCAGGAATTGGTGAATGAAATCAAGGGAATGGTGAAGAATGAGTATCATAGAGATTTTGTGGTTGACCAGGATGGCAACTGGGTTTTGCATGGCTGGAAAGGTCGTATTTTTCATGCTCTCTCTGTTTGGGTTCCTGCATAA
- the LOC114924315 gene encoding scarecrow-like protein 14, translating to MNGFHYEGSSYSPGTSSSEDSAEYNKYSNPILRYISDILMEEEDDLENKPCMLQQCLKLQAAEKSFSEVLGNSSNSIPSQGCDENNRDGDYGRTTSFESYSSCTTDNNSYESDWVNLVGEYESSLLQAPDNDSYESDWLNLLDSPNDGSSEIHYQNMVLLTNNGEGSRSGTTGTREKRSIQVDDDTSYEQGRRGSKISAVFSDESEPPEILDEVLRVQIGRSQCLSGVEPLPENEISKRQNVDSVGSSGKTARSKKGSSRNSNTGATVDLWSLLTRCAQAVANYDQRNAYDTLKQIRQHSSPAGDGMQRMAHYFAIGLETRLNAGTPSYLPLDMASAADMLKAHKLYVTASPLQRMTNTFATQTIMNLVQNESCVHIIDFGICYGFQWPCLIKRLSQRNVPIKLRITGIDLPQPGFRPAERLEETGRRLENYCKRHNVPFEYNCIAQKWETIRLEDLKIDRNEVTVVNCFYRLKNLPDETVLVNSPRDAVLKLIRSINPNIFLHGVVNGSYSAPFFLTRFREALFHFSSQFDIFEANVPREDAERMILEKGLIGRDAINVIACEGAERVERPESYKQWQIRNKRAGFKQIRVDQELVNEIKGMVKKEYHRDFVVDQDGKWVLQGWKGRILHALSAWVPA from the coding sequence ATGAATGGTTTTCACTATGAGGGTTCATCATATTCACCTGGAACCAGCTCAAGTGAAGATTCTGCTGAGTATAATAAATATTCCAACCCCATCCTCAGATACATAAGTGACATCCTCATGGAGGAGGAAGATGACTTGGAGAACAAACCCTGTATGTTGCAGCAGTGTTTGAAGCTCCAAGCTGCTGAAAAATCATTCTCTGAAGTGCTTGGAAATTCATCAAATTCTATACCCTCTCAAGGCTGTGATGAAAACAACCGAGATGGTGATTATGGTCGGACCACCAGCTTCGAGAGCTATAGCAGCTGCACCACTGATAATAACTCTTATGAGTCTGATTGGGTCAATCTTGTTGGTGAATATGAATCTTCTTTGCTACAAGCCCCTGATAATGACTCTTATGAGTCAGATTGGCTCAATCTTCTTGACTCCCCAAATGATGGATCTTCTGAAATTCACTACCAGAACATGGTGCTACTGACAAACAATGGAGAGGGATCTCGATCTGGAACAACAGGAACAAGGGAAAAGAGAAGTATTCAGGTTGATGATGATACTTCTTATGAACAAGGTCGAAGAGGAAGCAAGATCTCAGCTGTTTTCTCTGATGAGTCAGAGCCACCAGAGATTCTTGATGAAGTGCTGCGTGTTCAGATTGGAAGAAGTCAATGTTTATCTGGTGTTGAACCCTTACCAGAGAATGAGATATCGAAGAGGCAGAATGTTGACTCAGTTGGATCCAGTGGAAAGACGGCAAGATCAAAGAAAGGAAGCAGCAGAAATAGCAACACAGGTGCAACTGTGGATTTATGGAGTCTGCTAACTCGGTGTGCACAAGCAGTGGCAAACTATGATCAGAGGAATGCATATGATACACTCAAGCAGATTAGGCAACATTCTTCACCAGCTGGGGATGGAATGCAGCGTATGGCGCATTACTTCGCCATTGGCCTTGAGACACGGTTGAATGCCGGAACACCTTCATATCTTCCCCTTGATATGGCATCTGCTGCTGATATGTTGAAAGCTCACAAACTATATGTGACAGCTTCTCCTTTGCAGAGGATGACAAATACATTTGCAACCCAAACAATCATGAACCTAGTACAGAATGAAAGCTGTGTTCACATTATTGACTTTGGAATTTGCTATGGTTTCCAGTGGCCCTGCCTTATCAAGCGTCTGTCACAGAGAAATGTGCCTATAAAGCTTCGTATAACCGGAATTGATCTTCCTCAGCCGGGATTCCGGCCGGCAGAAAGGCTCGAGGAGACTGGTAGACGCCTGGAGAATTACTGTAAGAGGCACAATGTGCCTTTCGAATACAACTGCATTGCACAGAAATGGGAAACAATCAGGCTTGAGGATCTTAAAATAGACAGGAATGAAGTGACAGTGGTTAACTGCTTTTACAGGCTGAAAAACCTGCCGGATGAAACTGTGTTAGTAAACAGTCCAAGAGATGCAGTGTTGAAGCTGATCAGGAGCATTAATCCAAACATCTTCCTGCATGGGGTAGTCAATGGCTCCTATAGCGCGCCGTTTTTCCTGACACGGTTCAGGGAGGCACTCTTCCACTTCTCGTCACAATTTGATATATTTGAGGCTAATGTCCCCCGCGAAGATGCAGAAAGGATGATACTTGAGAAAGGGTTGATTGGAAGGGATGCTATCAATGTGATAGCTTGTGAGGGAGCAGAGAGAGTTGAAAGGCCGGAGAGCTACAAGCAATGGCAGATTAGGAACAAGAGAGCAGGCTTCAAGCAAATTCGGGTGGATCAGGAATTGGTGAATGAAATCAAGGGAATGGTGAAGAAAGAGTATCATAGAGATTTTGTGGTTGACCAGGATGGCAAGTGGGTTTTGCAGGGCTGGAAAGGCCGTATTCTTCATGCTCTCTCTGCTTGGGTTCCTGCTTAA
- the LOC112706691 gene encoding uncharacterized protein: MAKRELSSTLRNLKFMQRAALREEKTKKEELQPDLAATTTVTRRCVVIMEGDPHPGAARGRMSFQSFNPSVDKLNEEEAKLQQPAAETNISRNQSGNESFRENNSTTEGSERVNGNGKRKQAEVNCEEQYPNKSPKNDDDVDNQSTPKNSLGTFRKPNVDKLDWNVLRSSKAKQKR, from the exons ATGGCGAAGCGAGAGCTTTCTAGCACTTTGAGGAACTTGAAG TTCATGCAGAGGGCGGCGCTGAGAGAAGAGAAAACGAAGAAAGAGGAACTCCAACCTGATCTCGCTGCAACTACCACCGTTACTCGAAGATg TGTGGTCATAATGGAAGGTGATCCCCATCCAGGGGCAGCAAGAGGTCGTATGTCATTTCAAAGTTTTAATCCTTCTGTTGAT AAATTAAATGAGGAAGAAGCTAAACTTCAGCAGCCAGCTGCTGAAACTAATATTTCTAGAAATCAAAGTGGAAATGAGTCTTTTAG AGAAAACAACTCTACAACAGAAGGTTCGGAACGTGTTAATGGCAATGGGAAAAGGAAACAGGCTGAAGTTAATTGTGAAGAACAATATCCAAACAAATCACCcaagaatgatgatgatgttgataatCAATCTACTCCAAAAAATAGTTTGGGCACTTTTAGAAAACCAAATGTAGATAAGCTGGACTGGAATGTCCTTCGATCGTCAAAAGCCAAACAAAAAAGATGA
- the LOC140174687 gene encoding protein MAIN-LIKE 1-like codes for MLAVLLAVSLVVYVFVGDFPQRCISSMRRQQGMRLNERYVPHLQMAGLYHLARLNERWFRLDEPMINFQTHIQGGRPAWVWFQELLGVLPPANQMQKFVVNCSRFQEIFGELPEGADKPTVRRYSRAYIMMLLGTQLFADKSGNHIHIRWLPYVARLEDMGGYSWGSAALLWLYRCMCQVANRHVVKLAGLLQLLQSWIFWRFPGFRPAGYDTFSWLLASRWSGHNPTASEKGPRVQMWRLRIDLLLSYRLEISPDVIQVVHLEILEPWHTTLWRCVTALIYFTVIEWHPIDRVLPQFGGVQPRPQPTLDIDFLMSKDGRGGDRYFPYRL; via the exons ATGTTAGCGGTTTTGTTAGCAGTTTcgttagtggtttatgttttTGTTGGTGATTTT CCCCAGCGATGTATCTCGAGCATGCGACGGCAGCAGGGTATGCGTCTGAACGAGAGATACGTTCCGCACTTGCAGATGGCCGGCTTATACCATCTTGCGAGGTTGAACGAGAGATGGTTCAGACTGGATGAGCCCATGATCA ATTTCCAGACACACATCCAGGGTGGTCGGCCAGCTTGGgtgtggttccaggagttgcttgGTGTGTTACCTCCTGCGAACCAAATGCAGAAGTTTGTAGTGAACTGCAGCCGATTCCAGGAGATCTTCGGAGAGCTCCCTGAGGGAGCCGATAAGCCCACAGTTAGGAGGTATTCTCGGGCCTACATCATGATGTTATTAGGGACTCAGCTATTTGCCGATAAGTCCGGCAACCACATTCACATTAGGTGGCTCCCATACGTAGCTAGGCTTGAGGACATGGGTGGCTACAGCTGGGGATCAGCTGCTCTATTGTGGTTATACCGGTGCATGTGCCAAGTGGCGAACAGACATGTGGTGAAGTTAGCTGGACTGTTACAGCTACTTCAGTCATGGATCTTCTGGCGCTTTCCTGGATTTAGACCCGCTGGATATGATACTTTCAGCTGGCTCTTGGCCTCAAG GTGGTCAGGTCATAATCCTACAGCGAGCGAGAAGGGACCTCGAGTGCAGATGTGGAGGCTCAGGATAGACCTCTTACTGTCTTACAGGCTCGAGAT ATCTCCTGACGTTATTCAGGTTGTGCATTTGGAGATATTGGAGCCTTGGCATACGACGTTGTGGAGGTGTGTGACAGCGCTGATATATTTCACCGTCATAGAGTGGCACCCGATAGATCGGGTGCTACCGCAGTTTGGTGGAGTACAGCCCCGACCCCAGCCTACCCTCGACATCGACTTCTTGATGTCCAAGGATGGAAGAGGTGGTGATCGTTATTTCCCGTATAGATTGTAG
- the LOC112706692 gene encoding scarecrow-like protein 34, with protein MDPNRVRNTDYINAYGFGDDGGALLSDFNDWDLHRQYNHPFDLTPSNAFDRFDADTFGLHAHAVSNSGSSEPFVPPSSASRVEKSMPGSAFGAVASMPDPSVEDTDFSETVRYISQILLEENFEDKPCMCYNPLSLQDTEKSFYDALNQEFPLSPNEHPLDIHQNLESPDGVSAGSFPTGSSGGCSNSNSSSTSNSSSENHLSSHDFKTLSPDTPVSGDSSLQFDSHSHLISHVPSQLHLPQHALTSIGDGVFDLDPSATKLLAQNIFSNADSILQFKRGLEEASKFLPPGPRLSIGLESSSMHAEESKRRVEKAAVPVMVENDAKERSNRVVAGPYHIVPATTKAAKNTAARSLDGVKSRKHHARQGDDGEEERCNKQSAVSVEEESEISEMFDKVLLSVENVPLSAEQQDGLVVDTQLIEQPHSSEGGRSRSKKKGRKKETVDLRTLLVLCAQAVSANDQRTANELLKQIRQHSLPFGDAYQRLARYFADGLEARMAGTGPGIHIFYASLSYKKFSAADFLKAYQVFISACPFKKFAHFFSNKMILNIAEKAETLHIVDFGILYGFQWPILIKFIAKRDGGPPKLRITGIEYPQAGFRPTERIEETGRRLAKYCKRFNVPFEYKAIASRHWETIQIEDLNIKDNEVVAVNCLVRFKNLLEETVEVNSPRNAVLNLIRRINPAIFAQTVVNGSYNAPFFLTRFREALFHYSAIYDMFDTLIPRNNSWRSMLEREFLGREIMNVVACEGLERVERPETYKQWQARNSRAGFRQLPLDKALMAKFRSKLKEWYQHHKDFVFDEDNNWMLQGWKGRILYASSCWVPA; from the coding sequence ATGGATCCAAACCGCGTTAGGAACACCGATTACATAAACGCCTACGGATTCGGCGACGATGGTGGTGCTTTGCTTTCAGATTTCAATGATTGGGATCTACACCGACAATATAATCACCCTTTCGATTTAACTCCAAGTAATGCTTTTGATCGGTTTGACGCCGACACATTTGGCTTGCATGCACATGCGGTTTCGAATTCCGGAAGCTCGGAGCCGTTTGTTCCACCCTCTTCCGCGAGCCGTGTGGAAAAATCCATGCCGGGTTCAGCTTTTGGGGCTGTGGCTTCTATGCCGGATCCTTCCGTGGAAGACACGGACTTTTCTGAAACGGTGAGGTACATAAGCCAGATTTTGTTGGAAGAGAATTTTGAGGATAAGCCTTGCATGTGCTATAATCCTCTTAGCCTGCAAGATACTGAGAAATCGTTCTATGATGCCCTCAATCAAGAATTTCCCCTTTCCCCTAATGAGCACCCTCTTGATATTCATCAGAATCTGGAGAGTCCTGATGGTGTTAGTGCTGGAAGCTTCCCCACTGGTTCTTCTGGAGGTTGCAGCAATAGCAACAGCAGTAGCACTAGCAATAGCAGTAGTGAGAACCATTTAAGTTCTCATGACTTCAAGACCCTTTCTCCAGATACTCCTGTTTCCGGTGATAGTTCTTTGCAGTTTGATTCACATTCGCATTTGATTTCGCATGTGCCTTCTCAGCTTCACCTTCCTCAACATGCTTTGACTAGTATTGGTGATGGGGTGTTTGATTTGGATCCTTCTGCAACGAAGCTCTTGGCTCAGAATATCTTTAGTAATGCTGACTCTATCTTGCAGTTCAAAAGAGGGTTGGAGGAAGCCAGTAAATTTCTTCCCCCTGGGCCAAGGCTTTCCATTGGCCTGGAGAGCAGTAGCATGCATGCAGAAGAGTCAAAGAGAAGGGTGGAGAAGGCTGCAGTGCCAGTGATGGTGGAGAATGATGCTAAGGAGAGATCAAACAGAGTTGTTGCTGGGCCATATCACATAGTTCCAGCAACAACAAAAGCTGCAAAAAATACAGCAGCGAGGAGTCTGGATGGGGTGAAGAGTAGGAAGCATCATGCTCGCCAGGGCGAtgatggtgaagaagaaagatgcaACAAGCAATCTGCGGTTAGTGTTGAGGAGGAAAGTGAAATATCTGAAATGTTTGACAAGGTGCTGCTTAGTGTTGAAAATGTCCCACTGTCTGCTGAACAGCAGGATGGATTGGTTGTGGATACACAACTAATTGAACAACCACATTCATCCGAGGGAGGGAGGAGTCGATCCAAGAAAAAAGGCAGGAAGAAAGAAACTGTGGATTTGAGAACTCTTTTGGTTCTGTGTGCCCAAGCTGTGTCTGCCAATGACCAAAGGACTGCTAATGAACTACTAAAGCAGATCAGACAGCATTCCTTGCCCTTTGGCGATGCATATCAGAGGCTGGCTCGTTACTTTGCCGATGGCCTGGAGGCACGCATGGCTGGCACTGGCCCTGGAATTCATATATTCTATGCCTCTCTCAGCTACAAGAAGTTCAGTGCTGCTGATTTTCTCAAGGCCTACCAAGTTTTTATATCTGCTTGCCCTTTCAAGAAATTTGCACATTTCTTTTCAAATAAGATGATTTTGAACATAGCTGAGAAGGCAGAAACCCTTCATATTGTTGATTTCGGTATCCTGTATGGTTTCCAGTGGCCAATACTTATCAAATTTATAGCCAAGAGAGATGGAGGGCCTCCCAAGCTGCGGATCACAGGAATTGAGTATCCCCAAGCTGGATTTCGTCCCACAGAAAGAATTGAGGAGACTGGACGTCGTCTAGCTAAATATTGCAAGCGTTTCAATGTTCCCTTTGAGTACAAAGCCATAGCATCAAGACACTGGGAGACCATTCAGATTGAAGACCTTAACATCAAGGACAATGAGGTAGTTGCTGTGAACTGTCTGGTAAGGTTCAAGAATTTACTCGAGGAGACGGTTGAAGTGAACAGTCCTAGAAATGCAGTTTTGAATTTAATCAGGAGGATAAACCCAGCTATTTTTGCTCAGACAGTCGTAAATGGTTCTTATAATGCCCCTTTCTTCCTCACACGCTTTCGGGAAGCACTGTTCCATTATTCTGCAATTTACGATATGTTTGATACTCTCATACCCCGAAACAATTCATGGAGGTCGATGCTTGAGAGAGAGTTTTTGGGTCGGGAGATCATGAATGTTGTAGCATGTGAAGGTCTAGAAAGGGTTGAGAGGCCTGAAACATACAAGCAGTGGCAGGCTAGGAATTCAAGAGCTGGTTTTAGGCAGCTACCACTGGATAAGGCTTTAATGGCCAAATTTAGGAGCAAGTTAAAGGAATGGTACCAACACCACAaagattttgtttttgatgaagaCAACAACTGGATGCTTCAAGGTTGGAAGGGCCGGATTTTGTATGCTTCCTCTTGTTGGGTGCCAGCATGA
- the LOC112705161 gene encoding scarecrow-like protein 14, producing the protein MADPSHGGNPATDFTTSREENPAPFDESDFSAAALKYIDEMLMEEDIDEEYNMFQHSSALLAAEKSLYDAIGQRYPSSASTLWSSTSSSIQHHNYYPNVESPGDSYSSTSSGSTCGTTNTSSSADYFWSGFDLSMIPLMPNTLPFPDTFNFQSNPSSTTPQSNHRSDFTATNNSSGLGQVVIKTEEVDYDLEEEEEEEEEVQFLAESIGSSSKQSALYMDDTELSEFFDKVLIGAGLGRGSSQADEGIPKDSRGKKSRARKRNDKNDDEVIDLRSLLMQCAQAVSSDNRPMAKELLMQIKLHSSPTGDATQRLSHCFVNALEARMAGTGTHIHSALSTKRPSASDMVKAYKMFTLACPFDKFGIRFSVNSIGDLAMEGVQTLHIVEFGIRYGFKWPGLMYRLSRLPSGPPKLRITGIEYPLPGLKLEQTGQCLARYCERFNIPFEFNAIVAKKWERIKVEDLKIRENEFVAVNCMFRFENLHDETVVLENPRDSVLELIRKANPNIFVHGIINGNYDAAFFVTRFKEAMFHYSAMFDMLDNTVARDDPIRLMYEEAIFGKEVMNVVACEGNERIERPHNYKKWQVRNTRAGFRQLSLDEQMIEKFKDMLRNEGYHRDFMLHADGKWLLQGWKGRILYASSCWVPA; encoded by the coding sequence ATGGCTGATCCAAGCCATGGTGGAAATCCGGCCACCGATTTCACAACTAGTAGGGAGGAAAATCCAGCTCCCTTTGATGAGAGTGATTTCTCTGCTGCAGCCCTAAAGTACATAGATGAAATGCTGATGGAAGAAGACATCGATGAAGAGTACAACATGTTCCAACATTCCTCGGCTCTCCTAGCAGCTGAGAAATCACTTTATGATGCCATTGGCCAGAGGTATCCTTCTTCTGCCTCTACTTTGTGGTCTTCAACTTCTTCTTCTATCCAGCATCATAATTACTACCCCAATGTGGAGAGCCCTGGGGATAGTTATAGCAGTACTAGTTCTGGCAGCACTTGTGGCACCACCAATACTAGCAGCTCTGCTGACTACTTCTGGAGCGGTTTTGATCTTTCTATGATTCCATTGATGCCAAACACTTTACCTTTTCCTGATACCTTTAATTTTCAGTCCAATCCATCCTCCACCACCCCCCAATCTAACCACAGAAGCGACTTCACTGCCACAAACAATAGTAGTGGATTAGGACAGGTGGTGATTAAGACTGAAGAAGTCGATTATGAtttagaggaagaggaagaggaagaggaagaggtccAATTTCTTGCTGAGTCCATAGGAAGCAGTAGCAAGCAATCAGCATTGTACATGGATGACACTGAGCTATCCGAATTTTTTGATAAGGTACTTATTGGAGCTGGATTGGGAAGAGGGTCATCCCAAGCTGATGAAGGCATTCCCAAAGATTCTCGCGGTAAGAAGAGCCGTGCAAGGAAAAGAAATGACAAAAATGACGACGAAGTTATTGATCTGAGGTCATTGTTGATGCAATGTGCACAAGCAGTTTCTTCTGATAACCGTCCAATGGCAAAAGAGTTATTGATGCAGATTAAGCTGCATTCTTCTCCAACAGGTGATGCAACTCAGAGATTGTCCCATTGCTTTGTAAATGCTCTGGAAGCACGCATGGCAGGGACAGGTACACACATTCATAGTGCCTTATCCACAAAAAGGCCCTCTGCTTCTGATATGGTCAAGGCCTACAAAATGTTTACATTAGCTTGTCCATTTGACAAGTTTGGAATCAGGTTCTCAGTCAACTCAATTGGCGATTTGGCCATGGAAGGTGTCCAAACTCTTCACATTGTCGAATTTGGCATCCGCTATGGCTTCAAGTGGCCTGGACTTATGTATCGCCTATCCAGACTCCCCAGTGGGCCTCCGAAGCTTCGCATAACCGGGATAGAGTATCCACTGCCTGGTTTGAAGCTTGAGCAAACAGGGCAATGCTTAGCAAGGTATTGCGAGCGATTCAACATCCCTTTCGAGTTCAATGCTATTGTTGCAAAGAAATGGGAGAGAATCAAAGTTGAGGATCTCAAGATAAGGGAGAATGAGTTTGTAGCTGTGAATTGCATGTTTAGATTTGAGAATCTGCATGATGAGACAGTTGTGTTGGAGAATCCTAGAGATTCTGTTTTGGAGTTAATAAGGAAGGCTAATCCGAACATATTTGTACATGGCATTATAAATGGTAACTATGATGCTGCATTCTTCGTGACAAGGTTTAAGGAGGCAATGTTTCATTACTCAGCAATGTTTGACATGCTTGATAACACTGTTGCCCGTGATGATCCTATAAGGTTGATGTATGAGGAAGCTATATTTGGGAAGGAAGTGATGAATGTTGTGGCTTGTGAAGGGAATGAGAGGATTGAGAGACCACACAATTACAAGAAATGGCAGGTAAGGAACACAAGAGCAGGGTTCAGGCAGCTTTCATTGGATGAACAAATGATTGAGAAGTTTAAGGATATGTTGAGAAATGAAGGTTATCATAGAGATTTCATGCTTCATGCTGATGGCAAATGGCTTCTACAAGGTTGGAAGGGCAGAATCCTATATGCTTCTTCTTGTTGGGTACCAGCATAG